GGCAGCAGGCGAACGCTGCATGGCAATCTCGGTTGCCCTCCCGGTCGGAGATGAAACCGCCGATGCACTGATCGAAAAGCTGGTTCCGCGGATCGAAAAGCTGCAAGTCGGCCCTTACACCGCCGGTAAAGATGTCGACTACGGCCCCGTCATCACCGCCGCCGCCAAAGCCAATATCGAACGTCTGGTGCAATCAGGTGTCGATCAAGGTGCAAAACTTGTCGTCGATGGCCGGAATTTCAAGCTGCAAGGCTATGAAAACGGCTATTTCGTCGGCCCGCATCTGTTTGACAACGTCACCCCGGATATGGACATCTACAAGACCGAGATTTTCGGCCCGGTCCTGTCCACCGTGCGCGCTGGTTCTTATGAAGAGGCGCTCGGCCTTGCCATGGATCACGAATACGGCAACGGCACGGCGATCTTCACCCGCGATGGTGACACCGCCCGTGATTTCGCCCACCGCGTCAACGTTGGCATGGTCGGCGTCAACGTGCCGATCCCGGTGCCGCTGGCGTATCACACCTTCGGCGGCTGGAAAAAATCCGTGTTCGGCGACCTGAACCAACATGGCCCGGATGCGTTCAAATTCTACACCCGCACCAAAACCATTACCTCGCGCTGGCCCTCGGGCCTCAAGGAAGGTGGCGAGTTCCACTTCAAAGCGATCGACTAAAACGCTCCGAATAAACATCGAAAGCCCCGGCAAATTCGCCGGGGCTTTTGTGATTCAAAGCCATTTTCGTACTCTATTTAAAAGCAAATTGTTTTCAAAATTTCATTCTTTTCAAATAGCTGAAATACAATGTATAGTAGATTATAAATAAAATCACGCTACTTAAACGAGTGGTTTTGCCCTGCCCACCAACCCGGAGCGGCACATCGCCATGGCTTTATCATTCGAAATTCAACACGATGGCCGGCTCGTCTATGTCTTGATGAGCGAAGACGTAACACCAAAGCAACTATCCGACACCTTCGCTGCCAATCAAAGAAATCCGGAATTTCGGCTCGACCAACCGCGCCTCGTCGATGCCAGCGCGGTTAAAAATGTTGACGTCGGATTCAACGAAATTTTTGCACTCCATTCCTTCTTTGCGCGCAGCTACAAATCTGCCGGAACCACCATGTATATCGCGATCTTTGCGCCCTCCGATTACGTCTTCGGTCTGGCCCGGATTTTTCAGAACCTTGCCGAAGGCAGCGATGTAATCAAGGTAACTATCTTCAGGGAAATGTCCGCCGCCCGCGCTTGGGCACTTGGCCACGCATCTTGCAGCAATACCGCAGAACCCCAAGCCTGACAGCCGTGCTTCTTGCGCGCTTGTGCATTCCTGTCCAAACTCGACAAAGATGCACCGGAAACCGCTTGGGAGAGCGCCCCAATGTCCACTGTTGAGCCAGAATTCACCGTCGGCATAGAAGAGGAATACCTCCTCGTCGATCTCGATACATGTGCGCTTGCCCCCGCCCCGGCCGCGATGATGGAAAAATGCGTCGCAGCCCTCGAAGGGCAGTTCAGCCCGGAATTTCTTGAATGTCAGGTCGAAATCGGCACCAAGGTCTGCGCCAACATGGCCGAGGCGCGCGAAGACCTGAAACGCTTGCGCGGCACCGTCGCGCAGGTTGCCGGGGAATTCAATCTCGCTCCCATCGCCGCCTCCTGCCATCCGTTTTCCGATTGGCGCGATCAAAGCCACACGCCAAAGGACCGCTACAATACCCTGCGCGACGATCTGGCCGGCGTCATTCGCCGCCTGCTGATTTGCGGCAATCATGTTCATGTCGGTCTGCCCAGCAACGAGCTGCGCATCGACATCATGAACCAGCTTTCCTATTTCCTGCCGCACCTTCTGGCCCTCAGTTGTTCCTCGCCGTTCTGGCAAGGTGAAGATACCGGCCTAAGCTGTTATCGGTTAACGGTTTTCGACAATCTTCCACGCACCGGCCTGCCGCCAAAGATTGCCAGCTGGGGCGAATATGAACGCTCTGTCGCTGCACTTGTCGAACTGGGGCTGATCGAAGACAGCACCAAAATCTGGTGGGATCTGCGCCCCTCGCACCGCTTCCCGACGCTGGAATCGCGGATTTGCGATGTCTCGCCCCGGCTCGAAACCACACTCACCCTTGCCGCCATGATTCAGGCCCTCACCCGGATGCTCTGGCGTCTGCGTCAGGGCAATCAACGCTGGCGGCTTTACGACAATTTCCTGATCTCCGAAAACCGCTGGCGGGCACAGCGATACGGCATCCGCGAGGGGCTGATTGATTTCGGCGTACATGAAATCATTCCGTTTTCGCAGGTCGTCGAAGATATCATCGCCCTTGTCGCCGAAGACGCCACTCATCTCGGTTGCATGGCCGAAATCGAAAACGCCCGCACCATCCTCGCGACCGGAACCAGTTCCGACAGGCAGCGCACGATCTTCGAAGATGCTCTTGCCGCCGGTCAACCCCGTGGTGACGCGCTCAACGCCGTGGTCCGCCATCTCGTCGATGAATTTCATGCCGATCTCTGAACGCCAAAACCCGGCGCGGGTTTTGGCCAGTTTTCCGACGCGGAAAACCACCAGTCCCAAACCGGGCGGCCACAAACTCCGCGCCGGATTTTGCACGAATTTCGCGCCGGAATTCGCCCACCCTCTTCAAGCCGCCCGAAAACTCCTGTAGGAATTAAACATGCGTTCAATTCACCACCCGGAGGAGGCCCCAAAATGGATTTCGCACTGAGCGAGGAACAAACCCTCATCTTCGACATGGCGCGCGGCTTTGGCGAAGAACATATAGCCCCCTTCGCACAAGACTGGGAAGCCCAAGGCACCATCCCGAAAGACCTCTGGCCAAAACTGGCCGAGCTGGGCTTCGGCGGGCTTTATGTGTCCGAAGAATACGGCGGCTCCGGCCTCTCCCGGCTCGATGCCACATTGGTCTTCGAAGCCCTCGCTCTCTCCTGCCCCGCGGTTGGCTCATTCCTGTCGATCCACAACATGTGTGGCGGCATGATCGACAAGTTCGGCTCCGCTGAAAGCAAGCAAAAATGGCTGCCCGCACTTTGCTCGATGGAAAAAATCTTCTCCTATTGCCTGACCGAACCCGGCTCCGGCTCCGATGCCGCCGCCCTGCGCGCGCGCGCCGAAAAGACCAACCAAGGCTACAGCCTGAGCGGCACCAAGGCATTTATCTCCGGCGGGGGCTATTCTGATGCCTATCTCACCATGATCCGCACCGGCGAAGATGGACCAAAGGGCATTTCCACCATGGTCGTGGAAAATGGCGCGCCAGGGCTGTCCTTCGGCAAGTTGGAAGAAAAAATGGGCTGGCGTGCCCAACCCACCGCCGAAGTTCAGTTCGATAATTGCAAGGTGCCCGCCGAAAATCTCATCGGCGAAGAAGGGCGCGGGTTTTCCTATGCCATGGCCGGGCTTGATGGCGGGCGGCTCAATATTGCGGCTTCGGCACTTGGCGGGGCGCAAAACGCGCTCGACCGCACGCTAACCTACATGGCCGAGCGCAAGGCATTTGGCCGTCCAATCAACGAATTTCAGGCACTGCAATTCCGTCTGGCCGAGTTTGAAACCCGCCTGCAAGCCGCCCGCATCTTCCTGCGGCAAGCGGCGTGGAAGCTCGACAATGGTGCACATGATGCCTCCAAGTTCTGCGCCATGGCCAAACTGATGGTGACGGATGCCGCGTTTGACGTGGCCAATGGCTGCCTGCAACTGCATGGCGGTTATGGCTATCTCGCCGATTACGGGATCGAGAAAATCGTGCGTGACCTGCGCGTTCATCAAATCCTTGAAGGCACCAACGAAATCATGCGCCTGATCATCTCGCGCCAGTTGATTGCGGATGCAGCATGAGCAGGTTGAACATAGCAAGCACCGGGCGGGCGCCTGCCCGTGGGGTGGCGCCGGAACGCTTGATTGGCGCGCTTGATCCCAGTCACATACATCCACTGAATGACCGACGCGCTTTTGCTTGCAAAGCGCCGGCCCCCGGGACGGGCAGGCGCTCGCCCGGCCCCTGCGGGGCTGTTCGGGCGCGCCGCTTGACCAAGACGAACACTAAACAATGAGCGACATCTCCACCCGTATAAAAGGCCACGCCGGGCGCATCACGCTGACCCGGCCCAAGGCGCTCAACGCTGTGACCTACGAAATGGTCAAGGCCATCACCGCCGCACTGGATAGCTGGGCCGACGATGACGCGGTCTCGCTTGTCGTGATCGACGCCGAAGGCGACAAGGCATTCTCCGCAGGCGGCGATATTGCCGATCTCTATGCCACTGGAATCAAAGGTGATTTCACCTTCGGGCAAACCTTCTGGCGCGATGAATACCGGATGAACGCGCGCTTGGCTGAATACCCCAAGCCGATCATAAGCTTCCTTCAGGGCTTCACCATGGGCGGCGGCATGGGCGTGGGCTGTCATGGCTCGCACCGGATCACCGGCGAAAGCAGCCGCATCGCTATGCCGGAATGCGGCATCGGCCTTGTCCCCGATGTCGGCGGCTCGCAAATCCTTGCCTCTGCCCCCGGCCAGATCGGCGCTTATCTCGGCACCACCGGCGCGCGCATCGAACCTGCAGACGCAATTCTCGCAGGCTTTGCCGATTACTTCATCCCAGAGGAAGAATGGCCCGCGCTCATCACCACGATTGAAGAAACCGGCTTGCCCGCCTGTGTCACCGCCGCGGCAAAGCCGCCGCCAGATGGCACGCTCGCCAGAGTACAGGGCGAAATCGACCGGCATTTCACCACCTCAGATCTGCCTGCCCTGCTCGCCTCCCTGCGCCAAAGCAAAACCGACTTCGCCGCACAAACCCTCAAGGCGCTCTCGCGCAATTCCCCGCTTTCCATCGGCTGCACGCTTGAAATCATCCGCGCGCTTGGCCGCAACCCGACAATCCGCGACGCCCTCACACTGGAATACCGCTTCACTCACCGCGCCATGCAGCACGGCGATTTCCTCGAAGGCATCCGCGCCGCGATCATCGACAAGGACCGCACCCCACATTGGAAACATGCGCTGGACGATGTGCCGCAGGCTGCCGTCCTCGCCATGCTCGCCCCGCTGGGCGAAAACGAACTTACATTCTAAGGGAGAGAGAATCATGAAAATCGGATTTATCGGCCTCGGCAACATGGGTGGCCCGATGGCGGCCAATCTCGCAAAAGCCGGGCATGAGGTCACTGGCTTTGATACCGCCAATGTCGCCATCGACGGCGTTACCATAGCGGCAACGGCCCCCGCCGCCGCCACCGGGCAGGACGTGGTCATCACCATGCTCCCGAATGGTGCCATCCTGCGCGCTGTCGCCGCCGACATCATCCCGGCAATGGACAACGGCACGCTGTTTCTCGACTGCTCCACCGTCGATGTGGAAAGCGCGCGCGCCGTGGCTGACGACGCGGTCAAGGCCGGTCTTCTCGCCGGTGACGCGCCAGTTTCCGGCGGGGTTGGCGGCGCCTCGGGCGGTACGCTCACCTTCATGGCTGGCGGTTCGGACGCGGCCTTCGCCAAGGCCAAACCGCTTTTCGACATCATGGGCCAAAAGGCCGTCCATTGCGGCCCTTCCGGCAACGGCCAAGCCGCCAAGATCTGCAACAACATGATCCTCGGGGCCACCATGATCGTCACCTGCGAAGCCTTCGCTCTGGCCGACAAGCTGGGCCTCGACCGGCAAGCGATGTTCGACGTGGTCTCCACCTCCTCGGGCTATAGCTGGACGATGAACGCCTATTGCCCCGCCCCCGGCGTCGGCCCGCAATCGCCCTCCGACAACGATTATCAGCCGGGCTTCGCCGCCGAACTGATGCTCAAAGACCTGCGCCTGTCCCAACAAGCCGCCGAAGCCGCCGATGCAGATACCCCGCTCGGCCTCGCGGCCTCAAAACTCTACGAGACATTCGTGGAAAGCGAAGACGGCAAAGGCAAAGATTTCTCCGCCATGCTGCCGCGTTTCGAAAAACGCTCACGCTCGTGAGGAACACCTAAGCGGCGCGCGCCCGGTTAACTCTTTTCCGGCCCGCGCCGCCTGTTTTCTCTGCCATACCCATCGCAGCCAACCTGCCAGCCGAGGTGCAGACACCGTGTTTTCGCGCGATTGGCGTTGATTTACCATTTGGCACGATGGCTCAAGGCTTGCTTAAGTTAACGGATCATTCCGCCGCCGTGCGCTTGCCCACCGCCAGCATCGGCTTGAGGTAACGCCCGGTATGGCTGGCGGTATTTTCGGCCACCTCTTCCGGCGTGCCGGTGGCCACAATCTCACCGCCGCCATCGCCGCCTTCGGGGCCAATATCAATGATCCAGTCGGCGGTTTTTATCACGTCGAGGTTATGCTCGATCACCACCACCGAATTGCCCTGCTCAACCAACTCATGCAGCACTTCAAGCAGCTTTTTCACATCCTCGAAATGCAGCCCCGTCGTTGGCTCATCAAGAATATAAAGCGTGCGCCCCGTGGCGCGTTTGGACAGCTCTTTCGACAGTTTCACCCGCTGCGCCTCACCGCCCGAAAGCGTCGTCGCCTGCTGGCCCACCTTGATATAGCCAAGCCCCACCCGGTGCAGCGCCTCCATCTTGTCGCGGATCGACGGCACCGCCTTGAAGACCTCGCGCGCCTCCTCCACCGTCATGTCGAGCACATCGGCGATGGACTTGCCTTTCCATTTAATTTCAAGAGTTTCCCGGTTATACCTCGCCCCCTTGCAGGTCTCGCAAGTGACATAGACATCGGGCAGGAAATGCATCTCGATCTTGATCACCCCGTCACCCTGACAGGCCTCGCATCGCCCGCCCTTGACGTTGAAGGAAAACCGCCCCGGTTTATAGCCACGCGCCTTCGCTTCGGGCAGCCCGGCAAACCAATCTCGGATCGGCGTGAACGCCCCGGTATAGGTCGCCGGGTTCGAGCGCGGCGTGCGCCCGATCGGGCGCTGGTCAATGTCGATCACCTTGTCGAGATGCTCCAGCCCCTTGATCGTCTCACATGGCGCCGGGGTCTGGCGCGCACCGTTCAGGCGCATCGAGGCCGTCTTGAAAAGCGTCTCGATGGTCAGCGTCGATTTGCCCCCCCGAAACGCCTGTGACGCAGACAAACTTGCCCAGCGGAAACGTCGCGGTGACGTCGCGCAGGTTGTTGCCTGTAGCGCCCACAACCGTAACAGCCTTGCCGCTGCCCTTGCGGCGTTCGGGGCTATAGGGAATCGTTCTCACCCCGCTGAGATACTGTCCCGTGATCGAACCGGCATCCGCCGCAATCTCCGCTGGCGTCCCATGCGCCACCACCGCGCCCCCGCGCACCCCCGCGCCGGGGCCGATATCGAACACATAATCCGCCTCGCGGATGGCTTCTTCATCATGCTCCACCACGATCACGGTGTTGCCCTGATCGCGCAGGTTCTTCAATGTCTCCAGAAGCCGCCCGTTATCGCGCTGATGCAACCCGATGGACGGCTCATCCAGCACATACAAGACCCCGGTCAGCCCCGAGCCGATCTGACTTGCCAACCTGATCCTTTGGCTCTCACCACCGCTTAAGGTTCCACTTGCACGGGAAAGCGTAAGATACTCTAAACCAACGTTATTCAGAAACCCAAGCCGTTCTCTGATCTCTTTCAGGATCACCTTGGCAATCTCGTTCTTCTGCGCACTCAGATACCCCGGAACCGCCTCGATCCATGCCAGCGCCTCGCGGATCGACATCTGCACAACCTGGCCCGCGTGCAACCGTGCCTCTGGCTTTCCCGTCGCGGGGCCAATCTTCACCGCAAGCGCCTCTTCGCGTAATCGATAGCCATGGCAGGCCCCGCAGGGGCGGTTGTTCTGATAGCGCTCGAATTCCTCTCGAATCCAGTTCGAATCCGTCTCCCGGTAGCGCCGCTCCATGTTGGGGATCACACCTTCGAACACCCGTGAAATCTGGTAAACTCGCCCACCTTCGTCGTAACGAAACTCGATTTCTTCGTCGCCCGATCCATAAAGGAACGCCTGCTGAATCTTGTTTGGCAAATCCTTCCACAATGTGTTCTTGTCAAACCCGTAATGTTTCGCAAGCGCCTCAATTGTTTGCAAGAAATACGGGCTCTTCCCTTTGCGCCAAGGCGCCAGCGCGCCATCGGAAATCCGCAAGGCCGCGTCCGGCACCACCAGCCGCTCATCAAAGAAAAGCTCGACCCCAAGCCCGTCACAGACCGGGCAAGCCCCGAACGGCGCGTTGAACGAGAAGAGCCGCGGCTCAATCTCCGGAATGGTGAAGCCGCTCACCGGGCAGGCAAAGCGTTCCGAGAACGTCAGCCGCTCCGCCTCGCCCTCCTTTGGCGCGGTTTCCAGCACCGCAATCCCATCCGCCAGATCAAGTGCTGTGCGCAGCGAATCCGCCAGCCGCGTTTCCATCCCTTCGCGCACTACGATCCGGTCCACCACCACGTCGATGTCATGGCGGAACTTCTTGTCAAGCTTGGGCGCATCGTCCAACTCGTGAAAAGCCCCATCAACCTTGACCCGCTGGAACCCCTGCTTGCGCAGTTCTATGAATTCCTTGCGGTATTCGCCTTTGCGGTCG
This is a stretch of genomic DNA from Aquicoccus sp. G2-2. It encodes these proteins:
- a CDS encoding carboxylate-amine ligase — its product is MSTVEPEFTVGIEEEYLLVDLDTCALAPAPAAMMEKCVAALEGQFSPEFLECQVEIGTKVCANMAEAREDLKRLRGTVAQVAGEFNLAPIAASCHPFSDWRDQSHTPKDRYNTLRDDLAGVIRRLLICGNHVHVGLPSNELRIDIMNQLSYFLPHLLALSCSSPFWQGEDTGLSCYRLTVFDNLPRTGLPPKIASWGEYERSVAALVELGLIEDSTKIWWDLRPSHRFPTLESRICDVSPRLETTLTLAAMIQALTRMLWRLRQGNQRWRLYDNFLISENRWRAQRYGIREGLIDFGVHEIIPFSQVVEDIIALVAEDATHLGCMAEIENARTILATGTSSDRQRTIFEDALAAGQPRGDALNAVVRHLVDEFHADL
- a CDS encoding acyl-CoA dehydrogenase family protein translates to MDFALSEEQTLIFDMARGFGEEHIAPFAQDWEAQGTIPKDLWPKLAELGFGGLYVSEEYGGSGLSRLDATLVFEALALSCPAVGSFLSIHNMCGGMIDKFGSAESKQKWLPALCSMEKIFSYCLTEPGSGSDAAALRARAEKTNQGYSLSGTKAFISGGGYSDAYLTMIRTGEDGPKGISTMVVENGAPGLSFGKLEEKMGWRAQPTAEVQFDNCKVPAENLIGEEGRGFSYAMAGLDGGRLNIAASALGGAQNALDRTLTYMAERKAFGRPINEFQALQFRLAEFETRLQAARIFLRQAAWKLDNGAHDASKFCAMAKLMVTDAAFDVANGCLQLHGGYGYLADYGIEKIVRDLRVHQILEGTNEIMRLIISRQLIADAA
- a CDS encoding 3-hydroxyisobutyryl-CoA hydrolase yields the protein MSDISTRIKGHAGRITLTRPKALNAVTYEMVKAITAALDSWADDDAVSLVVIDAEGDKAFSAGGDIADLYATGIKGDFTFGQTFWRDEYRMNARLAEYPKPIISFLQGFTMGGGMGVGCHGSHRITGESSRIAMPECGIGLVPDVGGSQILASAPGQIGAYLGTTGARIEPADAILAGFADYFIPEEEWPALITTIEETGLPACVTAAAKPPPDGTLARVQGEIDRHFTTSDLPALLASLRQSKTDFAAQTLKALSRNSPLSIGCTLEIIRALGRNPTIRDALTLEYRFTHRAMQHGDFLEGIRAAIIDKDRTPHWKHALDDVPQAAVLAMLAPLGENELTF
- the mmsB gene encoding 3-hydroxyisobutyrate dehydrogenase; protein product: MKIGFIGLGNMGGPMAANLAKAGHEVTGFDTANVAIDGVTIAATAPAAATGQDVVITMLPNGAILRAVAADIIPAMDNGTLFLDCSTVDVESARAVADDAVKAGLLAGDAPVSGGVGGASGGTLTFMAGGSDAAFAKAKPLFDIMGQKAVHCGPSGNGQAAKICNNMILGATMIVTCEAFALADKLGLDRQAMFDVVSTSSGYSWTMNAYCPAPGVGPQSPSDNDYQPGFAAELMLKDLRLSQQAAEAADADTPLGLAASKLYETFVESEDGKGKDFSAMLPRFEKRSRS